The genomic segment GCCGGGAGATGGCCGTCATCGATGCGCTTAACCTGGACCGGGCGATAGAGCTTGAACGGACATACATTGGACAACTGTTCGGGGACCTCGCTTACCCGTGGGCGTGGAGCGAGGTTGAGCGCATCTCCCAGCTGTACGCATCATTTGCCCGGCGACTTGGCCAGGCGCTGCTTGAACGGGGGGATACGCAGGTCGCTATCCGTCTGCTTGCGAAGCTTATGGCATACAACGAACTGGACGAAGACACGGTCATGCTCTATATGAAGGCGCTGGCCTCTCAGCACAATCGCGATGCGATGGTCCGGCTGTTCATGAAGTACTCGGACATGCTTGAGGAAGAGCTGGGCGTCCGGCCATCGGCGGAGGTGACCAAGCTGTATGGACAGCTGCTGACGCAGCTGGAAGCCGCCGAATAAGAAGAGGCCGCAAAGGAAAGATGTTGACGAGAAGACTCGATCCGCAAGGATTCGAGTCTATTTCGCATGCCGGCACGCCGATCGGATGGATTCTCGTCGAAGTTTGTCATTTTGCCGTCATTGGCTTTCTTTATACTAAAATCTGGGCTAAAAGAATCACTAAAAACATATAGGAGTGACAAAAGAAGAATGAAAAAAGTTTCAGTTTTCATGATGCTGGCGATGATGGTCTTCGCGGCATTCTCGTATGCGCCTGCGGCGAGCGCGACCACGACCGTTGACAATATGCCGGCATGGACCAAGTGCGCGGATGAACAAGGGGTATGCGACTTCACTGGGACCAAAGAAGTGAGGTACGGGACGGACGGCAATTATTTCTCGGATACGGCAACGGACGGCATCGAATGCTCGAACGAGGAGTGGGGCGATCCTGCGCCGTTACAGAGCAAACATTGCGATGCGCGCGACCTGCTGCCTGAGGGAACGCCCAACGTGACGGGCACGCTCGACGACGACTTCAAGACGTTCACGATTCGCTTCGACAGGAGCATAGCGCCGTCGGGTACGCCGGAGCAACTGAAGAGCGCCATCACGATTAAACAAGTGGGCACCCCGGAATTTGCGGCACTTGGCGAAGCGGATTCCGTAGCATATAATGTCCAGGATCCTGATGCGATCGTGCTGAAATTGGATCAGCGGCTGGTCGGCGATCACCATGCGGTTCGCATCGCAGCGGGTGCGGTCGTCCTGGAAGGCGAGACCGTGCCTTATGCCGCGCCGATCGAGCTGAGCGGCATCGTAGGGGCGGACATCGTGCCGCCGGCGTTCGTCGGGGCGGAGAGCTTAAACGATGGTGAGGGCGTGAAGCTGCACTTCGACGAAGCCATCACCCCTGTGTTCCCCGATACGATGGAGGACGAAGGAGAGGCTATCGCTTATCTTCAAAGCCAAATTCAAGTTGCGCAGGACGGCGAGCATTTTTCGCCTCTCGTCAACGATCTTATTAATTTTAGCGGAGACAGCAGTTCCATTCAAATTAGTTATCAGAACGATCTGAAGATCGTATCCGGCCCGAAAACGAAAATTAAACTTGCCGTCGGCTTGTTTAAAGATGCAGCGGGTAATACGACGCCAGAGTTGATTCTGGACGTGAGCCCGCCTGCCATTAAGAGCGCCGCTTTGAGCAGCGACAATCACGATGTCACGGTTACGTTCGACCGGAATATTTACACCACGCCCTTTTATAACGCATCGATGCAATTGAAGTCGAGAATTTGGCTGAAAGAAGGATCCGGTCATCGCAGGGATTTGGGCGCCAATGACACGGTAGAGGTTGTTGGAGACAAGCTTAATATCCATTTCGCGACTGCTCTGAACGGCGAGAGCAGCCAAATTGTCATTAGCGGAGGTACGCTCCAGGACGCGAACGGGAATTACTATTCGGATGAATTGGCTTCTCCGTACCTTCAGGCGAATCCGGAGGGAGACATATCCGATACGGCGGGTCCGGAGTACATCGATTACCAACTTTCAAGCGATCTGAAAGAATTGACCTTAAAGTTCAATGAGGAAGTGGCGATGTCCACACAAGATCTTGCCGCGTTCAAGCAAAACTTTAGCTGGTACAATTCACAAGTCGGGTATGTAAACGGGCTTCCATCGAGCGCGACGGTAACGGTTTCCGGACGAACGGTTAATATTCATTTTAATACGCTAATCGACGAAAATGTTTTCTATGTGGGTTTCGATCTAAGCAAAATCGCCGACTTGGCAGGCAATTATTCAGATAATGGTATAAGGTGGACCAATTGGATTGATGTGAATAATGATGCGACATTCCGTATGAGAAATGCAAACATCGGTATTAATGGCCGTTTTATCAGCTTATATTTCGAAGCCGGCCCATTAGAGGATCTCACCGTGGATGAAAACGGATCGCATCTAAAGGAAAAGATCAAAATCTCGACGGATAATGGCGTTACGTTTAATCCATTGTCCACAGAAGACAAGGTCATCTTGAGCGGTTCCAGTATCGGCATTCTCCTGCATAATCGAATCGTGGCAGGAACCATGCAAGTCGAGATTGATTCAGGCATCCTTACGGATTCGCATCACTACCTAGTGAACGTCGAGGGAAGGCAGACGATCACCTACAATATGCCTCAAATGAGCGGCTATTTGTTCAGCAATGCGGATACGGTGCTGAAGTTCGAGAACAGTCCCGAGTGGAAAAGCCATATTCAAAGCGTTAAGATATGGGACTACGCAAACAGAACTTACAGAGAGCTGTCGAAATCCGAATATGACCTTACAGACAGTGAGATCAAGATTCACAAGGGCATCTTCCTGAAAGACCGGAGCTATGAAATCACCGTGGAGTCGGAAGGGTACAGCACGCAATACTATGACGGCTATGCCTACAAGTCGTCCGATATCTTCTATATGACGGCTCCGTCGATCACGAAGACGAGCGGCATTACTGCTAAAGTGTTTATTTACAATCTGGTTTACGGCAACGGCAACAAAAACAACGCTAGTTTGTTGAGCTCCTCCGAGTCAGGCGGCAATACAGGTACGCAAGCCGTCGTGTTCGAGCTGTTCGACGGCAATACGCCGGTCAGCATCGCGGCAGCCGAGCTGGCGATCGGCACGGGCACTTATTCGGCGAACTTCAATGTGACGGATGCAGCTACAAAGAATTACACGGTCAAAGCATTCGTCGTCAGCAGCTTCGACAGCGATACGTTGAATCTCGGACTGAACCTCGGCACGGTCAAGACGCAAGCGGAGATCGACGAGGCGATGATCATGTCGCAAAATAATAATAATCAAGATTGATAAGGGAGCGGGGAAACGAGCAGTGAAATCGCGCATGCTTCGTATATTCATGATTTTGACGCTGTGTCTGGCCTTCGTGCCGGCAGCAGCAGCTTACGCCGAGAGCTCGGTCGTCTCGCTGCAGGATGTGGCGGATGTGACGGCGGGCGGACAGGTCGATATCAAAGGCGCCTCTACGTTGGATGAGGTCATCGTCAAAGTGCTGCGTCCTGACAGCAGCGTCGTGTACTTCAATATCGTGCCTGTGACCGCCGGACAATACGCGTCGCCGTTCACGATCGGCTCCGGCGAGCCGGGGGGCACTTATACCGTAGCTGTGGGGCAAGGCGGCGATGTGGCGAGCAAGACTTTTAAGGTGACGGGGGGGACAATCATTCCGTCTCCCGGCGGAACCGTGTCGACGCCAACACCACCTCCTACGACGGGCAAGGTCATCACGCCGGTAGGCGGCGTTGAGCCGGTCGTGGTCGACACGAGCAAGAATAAGACTTCGACGGTGGACGCAGGCGGACGCTCGACGACCGTCGTCACGCAGGACGGTGCATCGCTCGCCGATGCGTTGAAGAAGGCTGCGCAACAGGACAATAAAGGCGCTGCGCCTGTCGTGTACATTGCCTATGAAGGCAAGCAAGGCGATGCCGTGCAGTTCAACCTGCCCTTCTCCGCGTTGAAGGACGCCGCCTCTTCGGGCGCGATCGTATCGCTACAAACCGGCGAAGGCGAATATTCGCTGCCGCTCGGCGTGCTGAACTTCGACGCGATCGCCGCGAATCTCGGCGCATCGGCACAGGACATCACCATTCAGGTCAACATCGTCCCGTCCGCAGATGACATCAACGCCAAGATTAAAGCTAGCGCGGCCGGCATCGGCGCCTCGCAGCAGGGCGGCGCGATCGAGTTTTCGATCGTCGTATCCGGCGGGGGCAAGACTTCCGAGCTGAATGAATTCGGCTCGACCTATGTGTCGCGTACGGTCGTCACATCGGGCACGATCGACGCTTCGCACGCGACCGTCGCGCTGTACGATCCGCAGACAGGCGCACTAACCTTCGTGCCCGCACAATTCACGAAGCAGTCTGACGGCACTTTTAAGATTACGTTCAAGCGCAACGGCAACAGCATCTATACCGTACTAACGGCTAACAAGGCGTTTACCGATCTGACCGCGCCTTGGGCCAAAGCGGACGTCGAGCTACTCGCCTCCAAGCTCGTCGTCAACGGCGTGTCCGATACGCAGTTTGCGCCGAACAGCAGCATCACGCGCGCCGAATTCGCGGCGCTGCTCGTCCGCGCGCTGGGCCTCACGCCTGACGCATCCGGCGCTGCAGGCTTCAAGGATGTCGCATCGGGCGCATGGTACGCAGGCGCAACGGGCGCAGCCGTAAAGGCGAAGCTGATCGAAGGCTTCGAAGACGGCAGCTTCAAGCCTGGAGCCACGATCACACGCGAGCAGATGGCGGTCATGATCTCGAGAGCCGTCGCGTACGCGCAAGGCTCCGCGCCGTCGTCTTCGGAAGCCTCGCTGAGCGGCTTCAAGGACAAAGCTGCGATCGGCAGCTGGGCGCGCGCATCCGTGGCGCAGGCCGTTGATGCCGGCATCATCACCGGCATGACGAGCGACACGTTCGTGCCTTCGGCGCAGGCAAGCCGCGCTCAGGCGGCTGTCATGCTGAAGCGGTTTATGCAGTACTCGGATTTGATCGACTGATCACGCCGTATTCGAAACGGAGAACCGTCAGGATCGCATCCGGCGGTTCTTCTGTCTTGGCAAGGGGCGCCTGAGCTCCGGAGTTGGGCGGAAGCGCTAGAGAATGGAAGCGCGTCGGATTTGTCAACGTTCAGTCATTGACGAAGATCATAATGACCTTTAGGCTTATGAATGGCCGAGGTGCCCCGACTCGAATCGCATGCGCAGCATCAGGACAATACATCAAGAGGACGGGATCACATTGGCGACGAATTGGAAAGCAGTATTATTGGCAAGCATGATCGCCACATCGGCATTCGGAGCGAGGAACGTGCTCGCCGCTCCTCTTGCTTCCGTGGAGCAGGCTTCATTAAAAGATATCGGTTCGGTGT from the Cohnella hashimotonis genome contains:
- a CDS encoding hemoblobin-interacting domain-containing protein, with translation MKKVSVFMMLAMMVFAAFSYAPAASATTTVDNMPAWTKCADEQGVCDFTGTKEVRYGTDGNYFSDTATDGIECSNEEWGDPAPLQSKHCDARDLLPEGTPNVTGTLDDDFKTFTIRFDRSIAPSGTPEQLKSAITIKQVGTPEFAALGEADSVAYNVQDPDAIVLKLDQRLVGDHHAVRIAAGAVVLEGETVPYAAPIELSGIVGADIVPPAFVGAESLNDGEGVKLHFDEAITPVFPDTMEDEGEAIAYLQSQIQVAQDGEHFSPLVNDLINFSGDSSSIQISYQNDLKIVSGPKTKIKLAVGLFKDAAGNTTPELILDVSPPAIKSAALSSDNHDVTVTFDRNIYTTPFYNASMQLKSRIWLKEGSGHRRDLGANDTVEVVGDKLNIHFATALNGESSQIVISGGTLQDANGNYYSDELASPYLQANPEGDISDTAGPEYIDYQLSSDLKELTLKFNEEVAMSTQDLAAFKQNFSWYNSQVGYVNGLPSSATVTVSGRTVNIHFNTLIDENVFYVGFDLSKIADLAGNYSDNGIRWTNWIDVNNDATFRMRNANIGINGRFISLYFEAGPLEDLTVDENGSHLKEKIKISTDNGVTFNPLSTEDKVILSGSSIGILLHNRIVAGTMQVEIDSGILTDSHHYLVNVEGRQTITYNMPQMSGYLFSNADTVLKFENSPEWKSHIQSVKIWDYANRTYRELSKSEYDLTDSEIKIHKGIFLKDRSYEITVESEGYSTQYYDGYAYKSSDIFYMTAPSITKTSGITAKVFIYNLVYGNGNKNNASLLSSSESGGNTGTQAVVFELFDGNTPVSIAAAELAIGTGTYSANFNVTDAATKNYTVKAFVVSSFDSDTLNLGLNLGTVKTQAEIDEAMIMSQNNNNQD
- a CDS encoding S-layer homology domain-containing protein, with product MKSRMLRIFMILTLCLAFVPAAAAYAESSVVSLQDVADVTAGGQVDIKGASTLDEVIVKVLRPDSSVVYFNIVPVTAGQYASPFTIGSGEPGGTYTVAVGQGGDVASKTFKVTGGTIIPSPGGTVSTPTPPPTTGKVITPVGGVEPVVVDTSKNKTSTVDAGGRSTTVVTQDGASLADALKKAAQQDNKGAAPVVYIAYEGKQGDAVQFNLPFSALKDAASSGAIVSLQTGEGEYSLPLGVLNFDAIAANLGASAQDITIQVNIVPSADDINAKIKASAAGIGASQQGGAIEFSIVVSGGGKTSELNEFGSTYVSRTVVTSGTIDASHATVALYDPQTGALTFVPAQFTKQSDGTFKITFKRNGNSIYTVLTANKAFTDLTAPWAKADVELLASKLVVNGVSDTQFAPNSSITRAEFAALLVRALGLTPDASGAAGFKDVASGAWYAGATGAAVKAKLIEGFEDGSFKPGATITREQMAVMISRAVAYAQGSAPSSSEASLSGFKDKAAIGSWARASVAQAVDAGIITGMTSDTFVPSAQASRAQAAVMLKRFMQYSDLID